A genome region from Triticum aestivum cultivar Chinese Spring chromosome 2B, IWGSC CS RefSeq v2.1, whole genome shotgun sequence includes the following:
- the LOC123039320 gene encoding probable helicase MAGATAMA 3: MHPSISVFPNLSFYDRQILDGPNVTQTTHELSYLPGAMFGPYSFINVDGREDRGRSKRNMAEVAAILDIVRSLKQGAQSQASFSLNICMLPAHAVWFTVNAACVSAGQVVSVGVICPYAAQVEAIRGRVGDVKAMRPLVLRVNSVDGFQGSEEDVIILSTVRSNATGSIGFLSNRRRANVALTRARHCLWILGNATTLSGCGSIWGELVQDAVERRCFFDWDDGGTSTYPAISHGARLIGPERGGAASTRGGARKFSHWIHLLTLL; the protein is encoded by the exons ATGCACCCTTCCATCAGCGTCTTCCCGAACCTCAGTTTCTACGACAGGCAGATCTTGGACGGCCCCAACGTGACGCAGACGACGCACGAGCTTAGCTACCTTCCAGGCGCGATGTTCGGGCCATACTCGTTCATCAACGTCGACGGCAGGGAAGATCGCGGCCGCAGCAAGAGGAACATGGCCGAGGTGGCCGCCATCCTGGACATAGTGCGCAGTCTCAAGCAAGGTGCGCAGTCTCAAGCAAGTTTTTCTCTGAACATTTGCATGCTCCCAGCTCATGCCGTGTGGTTTACCGTAAATGCAGCTTGTGTCAGCGCGGGGCAGGTGGTCAGCGTGGGCGTCATATGCCCGTACGCCGCGCAGGTGGAGGCGATTCGGGGCAGGGTAGGCGACGTGAAGGCGATGCGGCCACTTGTTCTTCGCGTCAACTCCGTGGATGGGTTCCAGGGCAGCGAGGAGGACGTCATCATCCTCTCCACCGTCAGGTCCAACGCCACGGGCTCCATCGGATTCCTCTCCAACCGGCGCCGCGCCAACGTCGCCCTGACGAGGGCAAG GCACTGCCTCTGGATCCTGGGCAACGCGACGACGCTGAGCGGCTGCGGCTCCATCTGGGGAGAGCTGGTGCAGGATGCCGTGGAGCGTCGGTGCTTCTTCGACTGGGACGATGGTGGCACGAGCACCTATCCGGCCATTTCTCACGGCGCTCGCCTGATCGGGCCTGAACGCGGTGGAGCAGCTTCaaccaggggcggagccagaaaatttAGCCATTGGATTCATTTATTGACTTTGCTGTGA